In Deferrivibrio essentukiensis, the genomic stretch GATATAAACTGTCCGGCCATTGGTGGCAAAGTTCTTTTTAATGCCTGAGGTAAGACAATATATCTCATCGCCTGATAATAGTTCATACCTAAGCTTCTGGCTGCTTCCATCTGCCCTTTCGGGATTGATTGAATGCCAGCCCTTACTATCTCTGCAATATATGCACCTGCGAAAATCGAAAGAGCGGCAACACCTGCAGTAAACCTATCGAGATTTAAGACAGTCCCGATAAAAAAGTAAAAAATGAAGATTTGAACTAAAAGAGGGGTCCCTCTGATGAGCTCTATATATGTAATTGTCAATTTTTTTAGTACCGGATTATTTGATATTCTGAAAATACCCGCGATAATACCGATAATAATAGCAAAGAAGATAGATATGACTGAGATTTTTAATGTTACATATAGTCCTACCAATAGAGGTCCAGGCTTTATCTGCTTAACTTTTGCAATCACATCTCCTTCAAAAACCAAATCACCATCCATGACGGATACTTCGTTAAATTTTTTGAAAGTTTTGGTCTCACCGGAGTCAGAGGTAACAATTATTTCTTTCCCCTTAATATTAACTGTGCCGTCAAATGGTGCTCTGATTACGGAAGCAGAGGTGTTCACAATAAACTGAGTAAGCCTGTTCCATCTCCAAATATAGTCCACTTTTTTTGTTGTGGCATAAAGCCCATAACCTATACCTATTAAAATCAAAACAAACGCTACATTCCATAAAAATTGTTTTAATTTACTTTCCATTAATGCCCCTTGTAATTCTTTTAATCATTACATAACTTAAGAAATTAAGCATAAAAGTTAAAGGCCTGCTTGTGCAGGCCATAAAAGTTTATTTGACTTGTTTTTTCCATTCGTCGCTTTTGAACCACTTTTCATAAATTTTGTCATAAGTGCCGTCATTTTTAATCTGCCTTAAGAAATTGTTAAGCCAGTTTAAAAAGTCAGGGTCACCTTTTCTTACAGCCCAAGCAAGAGGCTCATAAGTAAAAGGCTGGTCAAGAAAAACTAACTTATCTTTGTAGTCAGCATAGTAAAAAGCGCAAAGTGGAAGGTCATATACAAATGCATCGGCTTTACCATTAATAAAGTCTTGAAAAGCATCTGACTCTGTTTCGAAAAGATTTTTCTTAGCTTTTGGCATATATTT encodes the following:
- a CDS encoding amino acid ABC transporter permease, with product MESKLKQFLWNVAFVLILIGIGYGLYATTKKVDYIWRWNRLTQFIVNTSASVIRAPFDGTVNIKGKEIIVTSDSGETKTFKKFNEVSVMDGDLVFEGDVIAKVKQIKPGPLLVGLYVTLKISVISIFFAIIIGIIAGIFRISNNPVLKKLTITYIELIRGTPLLVQIFIFYFFIGTVLNLDRFTAGVAALSIFAGAYIAEIVRAGIQSIPKGQMEAARSLGMNYYQAMRYIVLPQALKRTLPPMAGQFISLIKDSSLVSVISITDLTKAGREVVTSTFSPFEVWFTVALLYLVLTSGLSFVVQLLERRLAESD